The proteins below are encoded in one region of Triticum aestivum cultivar Chinese Spring chromosome 1B, IWGSC CS RefSeq v2.1, whole genome shotgun sequence:
- the LOC123127526 gene encoding RING-H2 finger protein ATL39, whose amino-acid sequence MAMAAHARRLAASRDDPSAAPTSGRSQFDLSSGAATAVVFLSIILCFILLCTYCRCARQRAMAAARGGRAMRHGFPSALLRPADGAALPVVRYADAGAGAKKGQQPEGDCPVCLEAFGDDDGVKVVPACGHVFHAPCIDRWLDVRNSCPVCRCVVVCHYAGRAGPGAGDDGDDQEIVLERVVAMIEAIREEEAAARRAPATARARG is encoded by the coding sequence ATGGCCATGGCGGCGCACGCGAGACGGCTGGCGGCCTCGCGCGACGACCCGTCGGCCGCCCCGACGTCGGGGAGGTCTCAGTTCGACCTCTCGTCGGGGGCGGCCACCGCCGTGGTGTTCCTCTCCATCATCCTCTGCTTCATCCTGCTCTGCACCTACTGCCGCTGCGCTCGGCAGCGCGCCATGGCGGCCGCGCGCGGCGGCCGTGCCATGCGCCACGGCTTCCCGAGCGCCCTCCTCCGCCCAGCCGACGGCGCGGCGCTCCCCGTGGTGCGCTACGccgacgccggcgccggcgccaagaAGGGGCAGCAGCCCGAGGGGGACTGCCCCGTCTGCCTCGAGGCcttcggcgacgacgacggcgtcaAGGTCGTCCCGGCGTGCGGCCACGTCTTCCACGCCCCCTGCATCGACCGGTGGCTCGACGTGCGCAACTCATGCCCCGTCTGCCGGTGCGTCGTGGTCTGCCACTACGCCGGCCGCGCAGGCCCTGGTGCCGGCGACGACGGTGACGACCAGGAGATCGTGCTGGAGCGCGTGGTCGCCATGATCGAAGCGATAAGAGAAGAGGAGGCCGCGGCGAGGCGCGCGCCGGCGACCGCGAGGGCCCGGGGGTGA